Part of the Antennarius striatus isolate MH-2024 chromosome 6, ASM4005453v1, whole genome shotgun sequence genome, TTGTGGGTGGATCTATGTGAGCTGGTTTTACCTGTTTGGGCACATTACCGCTGTTAACAATGGCTGCTGCGTAACTCAACAACATAGTTCTACGTGGGGGTTTCAACAAGAACATTTAGACATTTACTGTTGGAGTGATCAGGCAAAAATACCCCAATAATCTTTTCCTCAATCTTCCCTTTATTGTAAACCAAAATTGACCTTACAATTATGAAGAACAGTCTGAAAACGTATACACATTTACAAGAAATCCTCAACATTCAACACAAATTATTTGGAGGTATATTACTCAGAAAAGGCTTAGTGCATGAGTTGTTCTCAAAGGACTTGTCAGCAGAGACTGTAAAGACAATAACATCAACCTTTAACTACAATATTTTTACGCATTTAAATTACTCTAGAAATGACTAGTATCATTTAGTCTGAATTTAACatatagaaataaacaaaaacaacaaaacctcaCTGTAACAGTCTTCATAACCAAAACATAAACAGTTCCATAATAAATCTTAAACTCTGCAAAATTCTTAGCCTTTTTGAGAATGTTATGAAATAGTCAGCCATTTCCAGGGACAGCTTGTAGTCAAAAGAGTTCTCCAATTTTGTGTCTTGATGTCTCCCTCTAGTATTGACTTGGTGTGTAAACTATCGATCCCGGTGGGGGTGCAGAGTACGGAGGCTGGTAGGAATATGCCGGCTGGTACGTATATGGTTGGTATGCGGGTTGGTAGATGTTTCCCCCTGGGTTGTAGACAATCTGCTCATCTGGCTCTTGGGTGTGGGGAGCGTGACGGCAGAGCAGGATCACTCCGGCTGTAAAAAGCAAAGCTGAGGTCACCCAACCGATGTAAAGAGCCTCCCCAAGTTCCCTTCGCTGGGCATCAATCAGCAAGGGGTTGTAGAAATCTCTGATGATGACATGGCCAGTCCAAGACACTGGGATTAGTGTGGTAATACAGGCCAAGAGAAACAGACAACCTCCAGCCACAAGAACGATGTGCTTGGTGCGAGCCCGATGGTCCACCACCTTGGTACACTTCATCCCAACTGCTGAAACAATGAGAGCGAAGCAGGTCAGGGCCACGGAGCTGCACATCAGACCCCTGGCAGCCTGGAGGTCCGGAGGCAGGAACAGCAGAGAATCGTACACTTTACACTGCATCCTGATGTTGGCTTGTCTGTAGCAGTTCATCCACAATCCTTCCCAACGAGTTTCCATCACAATTATGTTCTCCTCGATGAAGGCTGTGACCCTCCACATCGGCAGGCCCGTCACAGCTGCCACTCCAATTAGCCCAATAAAACCAATGATGATGGCAACTACTTCGCAACAAATGGCATCCCGgcgtttctttttctcaagtCTCTGTTTTTCCTCATAGATAGAGTCTTGATAATCTGAATAGGCCTTGGCTTGCTTCTCATCGTAGTATGATCCTACGTAAGATTGAGGAGGTTTGCTGTAGCCGCTGTAAGCAGTGGCGTAGGACGCCATTCTGACTATAACACAATCAGATGAGGGTAGACCTCTGACTGCACTCTCACAGTGTTAGAAATAAATCCGAGTGGAAAAGCAAGTCAAGGAACTTATACACCCACAAAAAAATGCTAATGATGCAATGCAGCCTTACTGGTTGAGCTACTTAGCTGCCAGATAAATGGAGACAGGCCAAagagcacttcctgttttgaataACAATACAATGGCCACTTCTCACAATCAACACTGATTAGGACCATTCatccaaaacaaattaaattacagGGCAAAGTCACATTTGATCAATGTCTACTTCCTCTCTAAGGTTGTTTTTACTCTTTCTTTACTACACACCTCAATGGATGTTGTTACTTTGGGAACATTTCTTAGTCAGTAAAAcctatttataatatatatccacttatgaaaaacaaaaatatttccattGGTGGTTGAATTCAGATCTAAAATCCCTTAATTAAATATCTGTGAAAGCAATTAGTGCAAAATGTATCATATCTtatatgacaaaataaaacaacattgtgtccttattttattattttatgtaggTACATTTATCTAGGTTGTGATCTCTGATAAACTTGTGGTTTTTGTGAAACTGAAGGCTTATAAGACGATCCCTCCCAGCCGCTTCCTCCTTCATATGTAAACAGAGATGATGAAAAGGTGTTATCGACAGAAACTTGAGTAGGATTGGTTTCGTACTACCTCAGCATTGCCTATTTGCCAGCAGTTGTCACTGCGTCACAGACACATGCTGCACAACTTCTTTGGCGAATGGACTAACTATATTTAtactattgtgtttttttttattatgtaaatTTTTTTGGTGCATGAAAAATGACTGAACAATAGAAGTGAGAGGTATCCAGGGTGTTGCTTGTGTTGTGATAAATCTCTTTACGTATTTTTGTGGGAAATAAATGGTATCTTTGGAAAAAAAGGCAATGacccaaacacacatacaagcaaATCTTTATTGACTTGTTGAACAGGTTGCTATAATGACTAGGCCATGagatattacaaaataaaaaatgcagttCATCAGGCAGAAATGTCCTTGAAAATTCAGAAAATCTTTTAAACTTTTGAGTCACATGAGAGCCCGATAAAATTCACGTTACTATCAAATAACAACGGATTTATTTCGATATGCAAATAAGCAGATCCCAGTATAGTTGTCTGTCAATATTATTAGATATTTTAATGCAGTTGTGAAACATTTGAGAAGACAAGACAGATAATGGCAATGCAAGCCTTCATTTCAAACAGCACCGTTCAAATTTTCACACATATTCATGGTGCATATGAGTGCTGGAGGGTGCACTTTCCAAGTGCATgctctcctctttttttgtgtcCCTCGCTGCCACTATGTAGGCATCGGTGTAGTACTCTTCCTCCTTTGATGTACGTTTGCTATAGACGAATAGAAGGATTATCCCATTGATTAGCAGAATGCCAGACGTTGCCCAGCCAATGAAGAGAGCTTCCCCCAGCTCTCGTTTCTGAGAATCGTCTATCACTGGATTGTAGAAGTTCCTGATGACAGTGTGGCCCACCCAGCTGACTGGTATGAGTGTGATCAAGCAGGAAAGCAGATACAAACTTCCCGCCAAGGCCAGTGTGATGTTCTTGCTCCTCATATTGTCGCCACAACAGTTGCTTTTCTTGATCCCACATCCTGTTACGAACAGAGCGATGGCAACCAGGATTATGGAGGCACACATGAGACCCCTGGATGCCTGCAACTCTGGTGGAAGGATCAGCAACGAGTCATATACCTTGCACTGCATCCTGATGTCAGCCTGTCTGTAGCAATTCATCCACAAGCCCTCCCAGAGTTCCTCCATCACAATGAGATTGGCACCAATGAAGGCAGAGACTCTCCACATTGGCAGAGCAGTGACGAGTATGGTCCCAAACAGGCCAACGAAGCCCAGGACCAGGGCTAAAATGTCCACCTTTGCTTTCATGGCTCAGAGAGAAGTTCAGTCTCATCTCACTTCAGCATGTAATACAAAGACTGCCCAACCAATCCAGTTTAAGTGGCTGGAAAGCTGCAATAGTACAACCGTGCCTGAAATGCCATCCTACTGGTTTACACCCAACTTTATGTTCATGGGTTGCTCAAGaacagaataaacaaaaaaagaatttatcaTGTCAAGTGCTGCACATTAATAACTTCTAACCATGCATGAAGAAGTCACTGGCTCATGAAATATGACTGTTCTGTCATGTGCAAAGCTGCCAAGATCACTTTCAGTGATTGTACAGCGAACATGTGATCAAACCCAAGACATCAGTTATATAATAATACAGCAAAGACAcagcaaaaaatgttttgtggcATTACAAACATTGTTTTggccacacacccacacatagaTGGTATCTGAATGTCCTCACAAAACTTTGTCATAAAAAGCTTTTTATCACATCTGCTTAGCAAACTTATAGCTCCTGACAAATTCATCATTCTACCTTTTTGATTGCTGTGTTTCttcaaagaaatattttgatgTGCGGACTTGTTTATATTTTCAGTATGAGGCTCATTTAGCTCTCCTTATTTATAGGACTAAGAACCGATTGACTGTCTGACAGACTGTCGGGAAAGAATCAATCTGTTTTTATGCTTGTGTCATCATATTGTGTTTAGTAGTTTTATAAAATTagtatttctttttcactgGATGATGGTTACATTTtagacaacaaacaaaacccaacCCAAATATTTCAGCAATTATTATCATGATGTACTTTTAATCATTATATTGTAAGCCCATAAAACCAAAATTTTGGACGGACATCCCTTacctaaaaacaacaaaatggcACTCCTACATTAAGTGTGACTGAATAGATACAGTAGTATGATTGCAAACTAGAACATGGTCAAACCAACGGGGGATTTGAGAGTGCACAATGAAACACTCTTTGTTCATAGGAAAGGTATGACCAACACCTGGTCATGCTGTTACGGAGAAGTAGGAGTGACgggacaggaaggaggagacGTGTAACAGGAGATGTCATGAAGCAGGAACAGAAACTGGAAATCCTGTTGAACAGGTTTGTTGAATGATACTACCTTTATTATCCAAATGTTGACAGTTTACTATATACTGAGAAACCCTGTAAATGTGAACTCAAATAATAGAAAATGCCATTTGAACTTAGAGCTGGTGTTATTAAAGTTTTAGTTATCGTTATAAAAACAACATGAGTCATGCTGAATACACGAAAGTACACAGTAATGTTTGAGCGAGTATTGATGCAAACAATGATGAACATTAACTTTAGACTAGGTATGCCATCTACTGTACAATAATGTACTACTTATTCCATTCTCAATCTTCAATCATCATTTTATAAAATCAACATATAGATTTCTTCCATATTCTTCCAGTTGTGCTATTTTATCTCGAAGAACAAAGGTTCGCCTCCTCTTTCATCCTTCGAACCAAGGGCATTTGCAAAGTATGCCTGTCTTATCCTAGCAGCCTTCCAGCAGATACCACTGCTGCAGACAATACAGACTGTAGTGTTTTTTCCTCTAATTTGAGGGAGTGCCAAAGCTTGTATTTTGGGTGGAGATTGACAAGTGTGATAACGGAGCTATTGGTAAAAGGAAACAGGTCTGGATGTCCACACAGCTCAgacagaaatttttaaaaaaatatagggGAAACATTGATTACTATGTTGTGTGTTCAGCTTTGTATACGTGATGAAAACTGTCTTTGCCCAAACAGGGATGAAAGCCAACAACGGCTGCATTACTGTATGAGGATGTATACTTGACTCAGCAAATAAGTGCAAAGGTTTGATTAAGTCTTCTCAGAAAGGCCACATTATTACCAAAACAGAAAGGCTGTAATATTTCAGGACATCTCAGATTATTTTCATTACCTTCcattaataaaaatactattCTTTacatagaagaagaagaaaatatacactttattaatccccttggAGAAATTGTCTTTTCACTCTTACTATATATTTAAACctgcatgtgtgtacaggcccctgaaataaacacacacacacacacacacacacacacacacacacacacacacacacacacacacacacacacacctgtaagcatgcaatttatacacagtgggaggcagagtgactgGCAGCTAtttcttggtgcgccccaattgagcagcttgtaaggggacggtgccttgctcaagggtacctcagcagtgcttaggaagtgaactgacacctactgtcagctcacactccaaatgttttttggtctacACGGGCCTTGAACCTGACCCTCCCGTCCCCAGTCTTAGTGGACTCAGCTACTGCCGCTCATAGTAGTTTAGTTAATCTATTTTGATattgaaaaatgtgaattttcaaaatgtttatgtCTTTAGGCTTCTTCTTCTGAGGAAAATAGTTAATTTCAGTTTTTGAACTTTTTGGGTGTTTTCATGGACaatataaaagtataaaaatggaGCAGATTCAGCCACTGTGATGTTAGCTGCCGTTTGTGGACTGGTATTGTGAGGAGTTTTGAGTTACAACCAATGCTACTGGTTGCATTTGAGAACTTAAGGTAACATTTTGGTTGTGATTTGTTGAAGACAAGGACAAAAAGTATCTCCAGCTTTGTATTCTTCTGAAACTACTGAAGCCCCCTCCTGGTCATTAGAAAGAATGCAGGTAGACAGCAATTTGATACCAGATGTTCCTTTTCAAATCCTTTCACTAAGTtcgatttttttgttttgtttgcttttgttattttgattttatatttaattgcaATCCATCTTTGTGGTCTGCCTTGAGGCAGGGAGTTGTGTTAAACTGACTGATCATGCATTTTTTTACCCACCCATTAAAATTTCTTTTGGCAGTGATCTTCAACGAGCACAATGTAAGCTGAATAAAACCAATAATAACCAATCACTACAGAGGCGTGATTTGAATAAGTAGGAAATAACTTTATTATGATATCAATACATCTTCTATGTACACAGTACAGTATTGTAATAAAAATGCAGTCTTAATAGCACAATGAACTGTTTATAAGCATGATGTCGTTCATTTCTGTCATACTGCAAATCTTTTCTCTTGATTGCTTGAGCACATTTGGACTCTCCGTGAAAATGATGAACTATGTTTTTGcaaattaatttacattaagaataaataaaaacattgcttTGTAATCCATCACTAGTGAACATGTTCTTTAAACACAATAACTTTTAAAATAGATGATATGCAAATTCTCTAAAACATAAGAGTGTGCACACAAGTGAAGACTGAAATTTAGCATCCAACATTTTGTAAATGGCAATAcagaggaaaaaagtaaaacacaagaaaatcatatcacagtaaaaaaacaacaacaacattaaacagCAAATTCAAGTAAAACAGGATTATGTTAAGTTCAAAAAAACTTTCCTTGGAAAAAGTTTTTCCAAGGTAAAAGATTTCTCCAAGTTGTAAAACAAGAATGAACCTTACAATGTATAACCAGGAAATCTGAAAACATGTCAGTGTGTATATTCATATgaaaatgtacagtacagtaaacTATGCAAGACAAGACCTCTGcaattatttattctatttctttAAGGACAAAATATACACAGCCCTTAACTACTTAAAATATCATCTCTgagtcacacaaacaaaacaaatatttatattcttGCAATGTCCAAATTTGGCAACAGCAGGCAGGGCAATAGAATTATGCCCAGATGTGCAAACCATGCCAATCGTAAGCAATTGATTAGATTTCATGATTGTACCATTACTTCATCTCTCAAAGTGTACATACTTGTGTGACAGCATTCAATTCAAGATTTAAATGCACTTTAAATTCCTGTATTGCTCCACTAATTGTCTTACCTGCACATAAATCATTTGGCAAAAACTTAAGGTAAGAAAAAATACATCTCCTACTAGTtatgtgatatacagtacatcaatgCCCATGCATTGTTTGTGAAGACGGATGACTTATTCTTATGGAGCCCACGTGACGCTGTTTGTCACTCGCTGTCTGGCTGTCTTATTCAACATTTATGTGCCACAGTCTGGGAATGAAACAGATTGCTTTCTCCGTAACCAGATCTCCTTGTCCATTTGCTCCACATTGTCATCAGTCACGATGCTCTGCTTGTCAGTGCTGGACCACTTCACGTCATCAGATGTCTCACTAGCCGATGGGGACTGGAGGTTCTTgctctcttctccttcctcacTTGCCAAGGACAAAGCCATGATGGGAGATTCCAGGTCAGTGGACAGCAGTCTGGGTGTCCGGCagaagtcatcatcatcactaagGATGTCAGTTTCTTTCACCTCTTCTTGGTCCTCATATTCTTCGAGGTCAAATTGCTCTTCCACCCAGCGATCGGTGTCACCTGCTAGGTCAGACTGTTGCTCCTGCTCTGGTTCatcgtcctgctgcagccgaaTTATGCCAGCCTTCTGTGGTGAAGCGAGGTCCTGCTCAGGTTCGCCATCAAAAACAATGTCTGTGTCGATAGTGAAACGGTTGCGTACCAGCTTCCTTCTGCCTAGAGTCCTGGTGGGGGCAGATGCTGCACAAAACGgatcacaaaaacaaattcaacgatgataatgatggtg contains:
- the cldn8.2 gene encoding claudin-8; translation: MASYATAYSGYSKPPQSYVGSYYDEKQAKAYSDYQDSIYEEKQRLEKKKRRDAICCEVVAIIIGFIGLIGVAAVTGLPMWRVTAFIEENIIVMETRWEGLWMNCYRQANIRMQCKVYDSLLFLPPDLQAARGLMCSSVALTCFALIVSAVGMKCTKVVDHRARTKHIVLVAGGCLFLLACITTLIPVSWTGHVIIRDFYNPLLIDAQRRELGEALYIGWVTSALLFTAGVILLCRHAPHTQEPDEQIVYNPGGNIYQPAYQPYTYQPAYSYQPPYSAPPPGSIVYTPSQY
- the LOC137596973 gene encoding claudin-17-like, producing the protein MKAKVDILALVLGFVGLFGTILVTALPMWRVSAFIGANLIVMEELWEGLWMNCYRQADIRMQCKVYDSLLILPPELQASRGLMCASIILVAIALFVTGCGIKKSNCCGDNMRSKNITLALAGSLYLLSCLITLIPVSWVGHTVIRNFYNPVIDDSQKRELGEALFIGWATSGILLINGIILLFVYSKRTSKEEEYYTDAYIVAARDTKKEESMHLESAPSSTHMHHEYV